The stretch of DNA GAGCCTCGTGTACGTTGAGGCTCGGCAAGCCTTCCTGTTCGAAGAGGGAGGAGAGACAGAATGGTTTCATGCGGCAGCGCAACTTGTGGACGGCGAGTTGCTGCAACTCTATTCCCTTGGCGAAAGCTGGTGTTGGCAACTCGTTGACCTATCGGAGGTGGCAATCTAATCAGCCCTCTCCACAATCGCGGCTGACCCTGCTAGCATTACTGGACCTACCGCGTCTGAGACGCACCGACTCTTCCGGTTGTATAGCCGGACATCTCCTTTCTCCCATACGGGCCTCATGCCCGTGGGCATGTTGGCCCGCTTTTCGTTGAGGCCAACATGTTCAAGCGGTTCCTCCTGCTTTTCCTTTTGCTGCGCCGACTTCGCTTGCTGCGCCGCCCAGCCGACTTCGCCGAATACCTATGGGGGTTTCGAAGCGCTGCGCCTGGATATTGCCGGAGCTGTCACGGTCGTCCGGGTCCGCCCAGTCACGATTGCGGAGAGCGGCGGCATGATGTCTGCGAACACCGTTGTGCCGGGCGTTCTCGGAGCTGTTGTTGGCGCGGTGCTGGGTTCCCGTGTCAACGGTAACGGCAATGGCCGTTACCTGGCCGGCGCGCTGTCGGGCACCGCTTCTGCGGTCATCGCTCAGACGGCTGTTAATCACCTGAGCCGCCGCAGCAGGAGTGGGGTTCATTTGTCCGCGATCATGATCCGGCGAACCGTCTCGGTGGCCAGGTCGATGCCATGGCGCTCACGCAGCTTCTCGGCGGCCAGGGTCGGGCCGAAGTTGGCGTAACTGTCGCGGATCAGGCCACGCACGCGGGAGTCCAGCCCGGGCGGCAACTGGCGATGACCCGCGGCGCCTTGCCGGCGATTCTGTAAGCCCCGCGCACCTTCGACCTGGTACCGACGAAGCAAGCGCAACGTTTGCCGTGTGCTGAGTCCCAGCCGAGCCGCCGCAATGCCTGTCTTCAAGTGACCGTCTGCCAAGGCTTGCAGGACCTTGAGCCGGTCCAATTGACGCATCGTCATGGTGATCGTGTCCGGTCGCATGGAGGCTCCCTGGCTGGCTCAAGGCCGTACAGGTTACCCGGACCAACTCGGACATTTGAATCTGGCTATAAATGGACATTTGAATCATCTGTTGTCAAAGCTAAATTGAAATGTCCGGTCTCCGGCTAAGTTGAAATGTCCGGCTGATCAGCTATTGGGGTGAGCGTA from Cupriavidus taiwanensis encodes:
- a CDS encoding glycine zipper 2TM domain-containing protein, coding for MSANTVVPGVLGAVVGAVLGSRVNGNGNGRYLAGALSGTASAVIAQTAVNHLSRRSRSGVHLSAIMIRRTVSVARSMPWRSRSFSAARVGPKLA
- a CDS encoding helix-turn-helix domain-containing protein yields the protein MRPDTITMTMRQLDRLKVLQALADGHLKTGIAAARLGLSTRQTLRLLRRYQVEGARGLQNRRQGAAGHRQLPPGLDSRVRGLIRDSYANFGPTLAAEKLRERHGIDLATETVRRIMIADK